Proteins encoded in a region of the Pelmatolapia mariae isolate MD_Pm_ZW linkage group LG6, Pm_UMD_F_2, whole genome shotgun sequence genome:
- the LOC134629617 gene encoding fibrinogen-like protein 1: protein MRVPMMATLRTSVAFLLHLASSVAAPVPCEERVSRLEAEIQGLMNVISEQHRYIQELHSSQAQQLQQIPNSYLGLDDLYRDCSEVFEDGNVASGLYAIRPDGAPTALSVYCDMNHGGGWTVFQRRRDGKESFDRAWVEYKHGFGDLFSPAGEFWLGNEPLHHLTSQGNYDLRINMEDFEGTERYAEYKSFKVDGEQDQYQLHLGEFTGNAGDALADAQGAGPGSPCADGVKFSTYDRPNCINADVQCVRHSKSGWWFSRCNAGNLNGHYYDGPFEAMTDDGVVWYTWHGWAYSIKSVVMMIRASDLEAPPPPADVYLSGGPDLVPAAGRGAP from the exons GCGCCGGTGCCGTGTGAGGAGAGGGTGAGCCGGCTGGAAGCGGAGATCCAGGGCTTGATGAACGTAATCAGTGAGCAGCACCGCTACATCCAGGAGCTCCACAGCAGCCAGgcgcagcagctgcagcagatccCCAACTCGTACCTGGGCCTCGACGACCTCTACAGAG acTGCTCTGAGGTGTTTGAGGATGGAAACGTGGCCAGCGGGCTGTACGCGATTCGCCCGGACGGTGCTCCCACGGCGCTGAGCGTGTACTGCGACATGAACCACGGAGGAGGGTGGACCGTCTTCCAGAGGAGGAGAGACGGCAAAGAGAGCTTCGACAG aGCGTGGGTGGAGTACAAGCATGGATTCGGAGACCTCTTCTCTCCTGCTGGAGAGTTCTGGTTGGGCAATGAACCCCTGCACCATCTGACATCACAAG GGAACTATGACCTGCGCATCAACATGGAGGACTTTGAGGGGACCGAGCGCTACGCCGAGTACAAGAGCTTCAAGGTGGACGGCGAACAG GATCAGTACCAGTTACATCTGGGCGAGTTCACCGGGAATGCTGGCGACGCTCTGGCCGACGCCCAAGGGGCGGGACCGGGCAGTCCGTGTGCAGACGGGGTGAAGTTCAGCACCTACGACCGGCCGAACTGCATCAACGCTGACGTTCAGTGCGTAAGACACAGCAAGTCGGGCTGGTGGTTCAGCAG GTGTAACGCAGGTAACCTGAACGGTCACTACTACGACGGGCCGTTCGAAGCCATGACGGACGACGGCGTGGTGTGGTACACGTGGCACGGCTGGGCCTACTCCATCAAGTCTGTCGTCATGATGATTCGAGCATCCGACCTCGAAGCACCGCCGCCCCCAGCGGACGTTTACCTGTCAGGAGGTCCTGACCTGGTTCCGGCGGCGGGCCGAGGCGCTCCGTGA